One Paramormyrops kingsleyae isolate MSU_618 unplaced genomic scaffold, PKINGS_0.4 ups63, whole genome shotgun sequence genomic region harbors:
- the LOC140586445 gene encoding uncharacterized protein, translated as MWIYRLCVWSVLTGILLSIVHHPATALLQYSASELFRLRLYLSVPPPVSLHLHPDIALKPRRRYIHRGSRRNFNINDTNSIKSIWSRSRRPPRNTYRTVSHNALAHPARSAKPTIRNGTSSVNFGLLNIRSLTGKGQLIQDLLSDRKLDFLCLTETWQQPNDFVSLNDSTPPEFVYVCQPRNSGRGGGLAIIHRKQWKVLPLSAQLFHSFEYTAIQLPGSSPTIICTVYRPPKPNKDFLNDFTALLTHFSVLTPNMIIVGDFNIHMDNDNNLLSRDFTSCLDSFGLLDP; from the exons ATGTGGATctacaggctgtgtgtgtggtctgtgcTCACCGGGATTTTGTTATCCATTGTTCACCACCCGGcgacagctctgctgcagtATTCCGCAAGCGAACTTTTTAGGCTTCGCCTCTACTTATCTGTCCCTCCACCCGTGTCTCTGCATCTCCATCCAGACATCGCTCTCAAGCCCCGTCGCAGGTACATCCACCGAGGGTCCCGGCGAAACTTCAACATCAATGACACTAACTCCATAAAGTCCATCTGGTCCAGATCTCGACGTCCTCCACGCAATACCTACCGGACTGTCAGCCACAACGCGCTAGCACACCCTGCTAGGTCGGCCAAGCCCACTATCAGAAACGGCACCTCCAGCGTCAACTTCGGTCTACTAAACATCCGCTCTCTCACTGGCAAGGGGCAGCTCATTCAGGATCTCCTCTCCGACCGTAAGTTGGACTTTCTTTGCCTGACTGAAACGTGGCAACAGCCTAATGACTTTGTTTCGCTTAATGACTCCACTCCACCTGAGTTTGTTTACGTTTGTCAACCTCGCAACTCAGGGAGGGGTGGTGGTCTCGCGATAATTCACCGGAAGCAGTGGAAAGTCCTCCCTCTCTCAGCACAACTCTTCCATTCATTTGAATACACAGCAATACAGCTCCCTGGTTCCTCTCCCACCATCATATGCACTGTTTATCGGCCACCTAAGCCAAATAAGGactttttaaatgactttaCTGCTCTACTCACTCACTTCTCTGTACTCACTCCAAATATGAtaattgttggtgattttaatatacaCATGGACAATGACAACAACCTTCTTTCCAGAGATTTTACTTCCTGTCTGGATAGTTTTGGA CTCCTCGACCCCTGA